Proteins from one Rosa chinensis cultivar Old Blush chromosome 7, RchiOBHm-V2, whole genome shotgun sequence genomic window:
- the LOC121050708 gene encoding uncharacterized protein LOC121050708, translated as MADLRELSEGAWSWFQDKNPAKWSRAYFKDESRCDLLLNNLCESFNAAILLARDKPILTMLEKIRMDMMVRQSNRRVACERWKDLVGPRIKKIIDKIGQRATEYRAHRAGEFIFQITGCGEHGSKHAVDLGLHTCTCKRWQLSGIPCVHAVCALRFKKQEVALYCHDYLMPSTYMEAYNPIIYPIAGQEDWEPVDYPIAPPLFKQQPGRPKMKRVKEPGERNQTTAPPAPKEGKLPKIGIKMSCRVCGQQGQNKLGCPITKATKAAATVSP; from the coding sequence ATGGCTGATCTGAGGGAGCTAAGTGAGGGAGCTTGGTCTTGGTTTCAGGACAAGAATCCAGCAAAATGGTCTAGGGCTTACTTCAAAGATGAGTCTAGGTGTGACCTACTGCTCAACAACCTCTGCGAGTCTTTCAATGCAGCCATTCTGCTAGCTAGAGATAAGCCTATCCTAACAATGTTAGAAAAGATTAGAATGGATATGATggtgaggcaatcaaatagaaGAGTAGCTTGTGAAAGGTGGAAGGATTTGGTTGGACCAAGAATCAAGAAGATCATTGACAAGATTGGTCAGAGAGCAACTGAATACAGAGCACATAGAGCTGGGGAGTTCATATTCCAGATCACTGGCTGTGGAGAGCATGGCAGCAAGCATGCTGTAGATCTGGGCCTCCATACTTGCACCTGTAAGAGGTGGCAGCTGAGTGGGATACCCTGTGTTCATGCCGTCTGTGCATTAAGGTTCAAGAAACAGGAAGTTGCATTATATTGTCATGACTATCTTATGCCCTCAACCTATATGGAGGCCTACAACCCCATAATCTACCCTATTGCTGGCCAAGAGGATTGGGAACCTGTTGATTACCCCATTGCACCTCCACTTTTCAAGCAGCAACCTGGTCGGCCTAAGATGAAAAGGGTGAAGGAACCAGGAGAGAGGAATCAGACCACAGCCCCACCTGCACCTAAAGAAGGGAAGTTGCCTAAGATTGGTATAAAAATGTCTTGTAGAGTATGTGGCCAACAAGGACAAAACAAGTTAGGTTGTCCAATCACAAAGGCAACTAAGGCAGCAGCAACTGTAAGTCCTTAA
- the LOC112178906 gene encoding (R)-mandelonitrile beta-glucosyltransferase — protein sequence MAEKPHAVCMPHPAQGHINPMLKLAKLLHYKGFHITFVNTEYNHRRWLKSRGPNSADGLPSFRFETIPDGLPPTDANATQHIPSLCESTKKNCLAPFRELLSKLNSCSNNIIPQVTCIVADGVMSYSLDAGEELGIPVVLFWTPSASGFMGYLQYHRLIQEGLTPLKDSSYLTNGYLNTVIDWIPGMRGIRLKDIPSFIRTTDPDDIMLNFLVYETERSQRASAIILNTFYDLEHEVLDALSSLLPPIYTIGPVHLQLHQIPADSDLKLIESNLWIEEAECLDWLYLKEQNSVVYVNFGSITVMTAEQLIEFAWGLANSNKPFLWVIRPDLVAGESAVLPPGFLEEIKERGLLASWCPQEQVLSHPAIGGFLTHGGWNSTIESVSGGVPMICWPFFAEQQMNCMYCCKEWGIGMEIEDEVKRNYIEGLVRKLMEGEEGNEMRKKAKELKRLAEEASSGPNGLSFLNLEKLVNQVLQSPRI from the exons ATGGCAGAAAAGCCACATGCAGTTTGCATGCCACACCCGGCGCAAGGTCACATAAACCCAATGCTCAAACTAGCCAAACTGCTTCACTACAAAGGCTTTCATATAACCTTTGTCAACACAGAGTACAACCATAGACGCTGGCTTAAATCCCGAGGCCCTAACTCCGCTGATGGCCTCCCTTCCTTTCGATTTGAAACAATTCCAGATGGCCTCCCTCCAACTGATGCAAATGCTACACAACACATACCATCCTTATGTGAATCCACAAAGAAAAACTGCTTAGCTCCCTTCAGAGAACTTCTTTCAAAGCTGAATTCTTGTTCAAACAATATTATCCCTCAGGTAACTTGCATAGTGGCTGATGGTGTCATGAGCTACAGTCTAGACGCTGGTGAAGAACTGGGGATTCCGGTAGTTCTTTTCTGGACACCAAGTGCTTCTGGCTTCATGGGCTACCTTCAGTATCACCGACTCATCCAAGAGGGTCTCACTCCTCTCAAAG ATTCCAGCTATTTGACAAACGGGTATTTGAATACTGTAATAGATTGGATACCAGGCATGAGAGGTATCCGTTTAAAGGACATCCCGAGCTTCATTAGGACAACAGACCCAGATGACATCATGCTGAATTTTCTTGTATATGAGACTGAACGATCTCAAAGAGCTTCTGCTATTATCTTGAACACGTTCTACGACTTAGAGCATGAAGTTCTTGATGCACTGTCAAGTCTGCTACCACCCATTTACACCATTGGACCTGTACATCTACAACTTCATCAGATCCCAGCAGATAGCGATTTGAAGTTGATAGAATCAAACCTATGGATAGAGGAAGCAGAGTGTCTTGACTGGCTTTACTTAAAAGAACAAAATTCTGTGGTATATGTCAATTTCGGAAGCATTACAGTCATGACAGCCGAGCAGCTAATTGAGTTTgcttggggacttgcaaacaGCAATAAGCCATTTCTCTGGGTCATAAGGCCTGACCTTGTTGCTGGGGAATCAGCTGTGCTTCCACCAGGGTTTCtagaagaaattaaagaaaggGGCCTATTAGCAAGTTGGTGCCCCCAAGAACAAGTTTTGAGCCACCCAGCAATAGGAGGCTTCTTGACACATGGTGGATGGAACTCTACTATTGAAAGTGTGAGTGGTGGAGTGCCCATGATTTGTTGGCCTTTCTTTGCTGAGCAACAAATGAATTGTATGTACTGTTGCAAAGAATGGGGCATAGGCATGGAGATAGAGGATGAAGTCAAGAGAAATTACATAGAAGGGCTTGTGAGAAAGTTGATGGAGGGAGAGGAAGGCAATGAGATGAGGAAGAAAGCCAAGGAATTGAAGAGGTTGGCAGAGGAGGCCTCTAGCGGTCCTAATGGGTTATCATTTTTGAATTTGGAGAAGCTGGTTAACCAGGTGCTTCAGTCTCCCAGAATTTAG